From a single Peromyscus maniculatus bairdii isolate BWxNUB_F1_BW_parent chromosome 4, HU_Pman_BW_mat_3.1, whole genome shotgun sequence genomic region:
- the LOC102916868 gene encoding olfactory receptor 5G9 produces MADDNYTRITEFIFIGLRYNPKLQVFLFLLFLLFYLVTMTGNLGMIVLIRVDSRLHTPMYFFLSHLSFVDICFSSVVGPKMLTDFFAERKAISFLGCALQQWFFGFFVAIECLLLASMAYDRYVAICNPLLYSVAMTQRLCIQLVVGPYAVGFFNTMTHTTAAFRLPFCGSNIINHFFCDMSPILSLICADIRINKLLVFIVAGAVLVVSSTTIIISYFHILMAILRIRSAEGRKKAFSTCSSHVTAVSILYGTLFFIYVRPSAISSLDLNKVVSVFYTAVIPMLNPLIYSLRNKEVKAAMGRTVTKAKFFLKN; encoded by the coding sequence ATGGCGGATGACAACTACACGAGGATCAcagaattcattttcattggcTTGAGATACAACCCTAAGCTCCAGGTGTTCCTCTTCttgctctttctgcttttttaCCTGGTTACTATGACAGGAAACTTGGGTATGATCGTTCTCATTCGTGTAGATTCCCGTCTTCACACTCCCATGTACTTTTTTCTCAGCCATCTGTCATTTGTGGACATCTGCTTCTCCTCAGTCGTGGGCCCCAAGATGCTCACGGATTTCTTTGCAGAACGGAAAGCCATCTCTTTTCTGGGCTGTGCCTTGCAGCAATGGTtctttgggttctttgtggcCATTGAGTGCCTTCTCTTGGCatccatggcctatgaccgctatgtggccatctgtaacCCACTGTTGTATTCAGTGGCCATGACCCAGAGGCTCTGCATACAGCTGGTGGTCGGACCCTATGCTGTTGGTTTCTTCAACACCATGACTCACACTACAGCTGCTTTCCGACTTCCTTTTTGTGGCTCCAACATTATCAATCATTTCTTCTGTGACATGTCTCCTATCCTTTCCCTCATATGTGCTGACATACGGATCAATAAACTGTTGGTGTTCATCGTGGCAGGAGCTGTCTTGGTTGTCAGCAGCACCACCATCATAATCTCCTATTTTCACATCCTCATGGCCATCCTGAGGATCCGCTCCgctgaggggaggaagaaagccttctccacctgctCGTCCCATGTCACAGCGGTTTCCATTTTGTACGGGACTCTGTTCTTTATCTATGTGCGGCCAAGTGCCATTTCTTCTCTGGACCTCAATAAGGTGGTGTCTGTGTTCTACACAGCGGTGATTCCCATGCTCAACCCACTCATCTACAGCCTCAGGAATAAAGAAGTGAAAGCAGCCATGGGCAGGACAGTCACCAAGGCCAAGttttttctcaaaaactaa